A section of the Alkalihalobacillus sp. LMS39 genome encodes:
- the spoIIM gene encoding stage II sporulation protein M, translating to MNRNRIGQAISYHIEENRSIYLFTIVLFLVGIVFGAIIVNSLSLTQKNDLYMYLNQFFGQVEEGQIAQASTMFSHTFSHYAKYFGLMWILGLSIIGLPVILILLFLKGVVVGFTVGFLVNQMGMSGFLLAFVSVMPQNFILVPAFIIVSVASVSFCLKMIRNQFVKRSNMPIFPQFLRYSMLILCVGALLVVASAIEAYVSPVVMRVVISSFI from the coding sequence ATGAATAGAAATAGAATCGGACAGGCCATAAGTTATCATATTGAAGAAAATCGCTCAATTTACCTTTTTACCATTGTACTTTTTCTTGTTGGAATTGTGTTTGGTGCCATTATTGTTAATAGTTTAAGTTTAACGCAGAAAAATGATTTATATATGTACTTAAATCAATTTTTTGGACAAGTGGAAGAAGGGCAAATTGCTCAAGCTTCTACGATGTTTTCTCATACATTTTCACACTATGCGAAATATTTTGGGCTCATGTGGATTTTAGGTTTATCTATTATTGGGCTACCGGTCATTTTAATTTTATTATTTTTAAAAGGTGTTGTTGTCGGTTTTACGGTAGGCTTTCTCGTTAATCAAATGGGGATGTCCGGATTCTTGCTAGCTTTTGTTTCTGTTATGCCACAAAACTTTATTCTTGTGCCAGCCTTTATTATTGTTTCGGTGGCGTCAGTGTCTTTTTGTTTAAAGATGATTCGTAATCAATTTGTGAAACGAAGCAACATGCCTATTTTCCCACAATTTTTACGATACTCGATGCTTATTTTATGTGTAGGTGCCCTTTTAGTTGTTGCATCAGCGATTGAAGCCTATGTTTCTCCTGTTGTTATGAGAGTTGTAATATCAAGTTTCATTTAA
- a CDS encoding Fur family transcriptional regulator: MENRIERIKKQLHSQSYKLTPQREATVRVLLEHEEDHLSAEDVYLLVKEKAPEIGLATVYRTLELLTELKVVDKINFGDGVARYDLRQEGAEHFHHHLVCVECGAVDEIQEDLLGDVEVIVERDWNFKIKDHRLTFHGICYRCHDKEKEEDKEE, from the coding sequence ATGGAAAACCGCATTGAGCGCATCAAAAAACAGTTGCACTCACAAAGCTATAAGCTTACCCCACAACGAGAAGCGACGGTTCGAGTTCTATTAGAGCATGAAGAAGATCATTTAAGTGCTGAGGACGTATACCTCCTTGTCAAAGAAAAAGCACCAGAAATTGGGTTAGCGACTGTATATCGAACGTTGGAATTATTAACAGAATTAAAAGTTGTTGATAAAATAAATTTTGGTGATGGTGTTGCACGGTATGATTTACGACAAGAAGGGGCGGAACATTTCCATCACCATCTTGTTTGTGTTGAATGTGGAGCTGTTGACGAAATCCAAGAAGATTTACTTGGTGATGTCGAAGTGATTGTTGAGCGGGATTGGAATTTTAAAATAAAAGATCACCGATTAACATTTCATGGGATTTGTTATCGTTGCCACGATAAAGAGAAAGAAGAGGATAAGGAAGAGTAA
- a CDS encoding YqzK family protein — MKSWLQLVGNTVKVFIVFMGCTLIFYYGILWVSKEYESYHRYDEPKGRAVKVVQMDEHQPLPEWVERLMFFYHFGE, encoded by the coding sequence ATGAAGTCGTGGCTTCAATTAGTTGGAAATACAGTGAAAGTGTTTATTGTATTTATGGGATGCACACTTATATTTTATTATGGTATTCTATGGGTAAGTAAAGAATATGAGAGTTATCACCGATATGATGAACCAAAAGGTCGTGCTGTTAAAGTGGTTCAAATGGACGAGCACCAACCTTTACCTGAATGGGTTGAGCGGTTAATGTTTTTCTATCATTTTGGAGAATAG
- the xerD gene encoding site-specific tyrosine recombinase XerD, producing MNDLISDFIHYVIVERGLSDNTVQSYKRDLTQYQLYVSEVEQISHVNDIDRSIILNYLYFLKDKGRADTTIARTIASIRAFHQFLLREKAANQDPSVHIEIPKTTKRLPKVLSPSEVEALLEAPNGKDDFSIRNKAMLELLYATGMRVSELCQLEMKDVHISMGFIRCIGKGNKERIIPLGSHATKSMNEYLEHSRPTMLKKNSHHKVFVNHTGKPLSRQGFWKILKILAKKAKIEKELTPHTLRHSFATHLLENGADLRAVQEMLGHADISTTQIYTHVTKTRLKDVYAQFHPRA from the coding sequence ATGAACGATCTGATTTCGGATTTTATCCATTACGTCATTGTAGAACGAGGATTGTCAGACAATACGGTTCAGTCGTATAAACGTGATTTAACACAATATCAGTTGTACGTGAGTGAAGTTGAGCAAATTTCACATGTCAATGATATTGATCGTTCCATTATTTTAAACTACTTATATTTTTTAAAAGATAAAGGACGTGCCGATACAACGATTGCTAGAACGATAGCTTCGATTCGTGCTTTTCATCAATTTTTATTAAGAGAAAAAGCAGCTAACCAAGACCCGTCAGTTCATATTGAAATTCCAAAAACAACAAAGCGTCTACCAAAAGTTCTCTCGCCTAGTGAGGTTGAAGCGCTCTTAGAAGCACCAAATGGTAAGGATGACTTTTCTATTCGAAATAAAGCAATGTTAGAATTGTTATATGCTACGGGAATGCGAGTTTCTGAGCTGTGTCAACTAGAAATGAAGGATGTTCACATATCGATGGGGTTTATTCGTTGTATCGGAAAAGGGAATAAAGAACGGATTATTCCACTTGGTTCACATGCGACGAAAAGTATGAATGAATATTTAGAGCATTCCCGCCCAACTATGCTAAAGAAAAATTCTCATCATAAAGTATTTGTGAATCATACAGGAAAGCCATTATCACGACAAGGGTTTTGGAAAATTTTGAAAATACTTGCGAAAAAAGCAAAAATTGAAAAAGAGTTAACTCCTCATACACTTCGTCATTCTTTTGCGACGCATCTTCTTGAAAATGGAGCTGACTTACGAGCGGTGCAAGAAATGTTAGGCCATGCTGACATCTCTACAACACAAATTTATACCCATGTCACAAAAACTCGTTTAAAAGATGTGTACGCCCAGTTTCATCCACGGGCGTAA
- the deoB gene encoding phosphopentomutase, with the protein MATQFKRIFIIVMDSVGIGEAPDAEKFGDKGADTIGHIAQYRNGLHMPTMAQLGLSHIRDIQGIEKVATPLAHYGKMAEASHGKDTMTGHWEIMGLYIEEPFQTFPNGFPSSLIKQLEKYADRRIIGNKVASGTEILDELGQRHVESGDLIVYTSADSVLQIAAHEEVVPLDELYDICKKARELTRDAPYMVGRIIARPFIGEQRNWERTPNRHDYALKPFERTVMNDLVDAGYDSLAIGKISDIYDGEGISESIRTTSNDDGMDKLIETMKKDFIGISFLNLVDFDAKFGHRRDPKGYGDALETFDTQLPKVLSCMNKEDLLIITADHGNDPVHHGTDHTREYVPLLVYHTESVPGKNLGIRSTFADIGATIADNFNVKMPSYGKSFLQEL; encoded by the coding sequence ATGGCAACTCAATTTAAGCGGATATTTATTATCGTCATGGATTCGGTAGGAATTGGAGAAGCTCCTGATGCCGAAAAATTTGGCGATAAAGGGGCAGATACGATAGGTCACATTGCCCAGTACCGAAATGGATTACATATGCCAACAATGGCACAACTTGGTTTAAGTCACATACGAGACATACAAGGAATTGAAAAAGTCGCAACACCTCTCGCTCATTATGGAAAAATGGCTGAAGCTTCCCATGGGAAAGATACAATGACTGGTCATTGGGAGATTATGGGACTTTACATAGAAGAGCCTTTTCAAACGTTCCCAAACGGATTTCCTTCCTCTTTAATCAAACAGTTGGAAAAGTACGCTGACAGGCGTATTATTGGAAATAAAGTAGCGAGTGGAACAGAAATTCTTGATGAATTAGGGCAGCGACATGTAGAATCAGGCGACTTGATTGTTTATACATCAGCAGATTCGGTGTTACAAATTGCTGCACATGAAGAGGTGGTCCCGCTAGATGAATTATATGACATATGCAAAAAAGCCCGTGAGCTAACAAGAGATGCGCCTTATATGGTTGGTAGAATTATCGCTCGCCCATTTATAGGTGAACAAAGGAATTGGGAAAGAACACCTAACCGTCATGATTATGCTTTAAAACCATTTGAAAGAACGGTCATGAATGATTTAGTGGATGCAGGGTATGATTCCTTAGCGATCGGTAAAATTAGTGATATTTATGATGGTGAAGGAATTTCTGAATCGATCCGAACGACATCAAATGATGATGGGATGGATAAATTGATTGAAACAATGAAGAAAGACTTTATCGGAATTAGCTTTTTAAATTTAGTTGATTTCGATGCGAAATTTGGTCATCGACGTGACCCAAAAGGTTATGGAGATGCGTTAGAAACATTCGATACCCAACTTCCTAAAGTACTTTCTTGCATGAATAAAGAAGATTTGCTCATCATAACTGCGGATCATGGTAATGACCCTGTTCACCATGGAACAGACCATACGCGTGAATATGTACCGCTTCTTGTTTATCACACTGAGAGTGTACCAGGTAAAAATTTAGGAATTCGTTCCACCTTTGCTGATATCGGGGCAACGATAGCAGATAATTTCAATGTGAAAATGCCAAGCTACGGAAAAAGTTTTTTACAAGAATTATGA
- a CDS encoding purine-nucleoside phosphorylase: protein MNEKSIAEAVSFLQKKIDVTPHIGFILGSGLGVLADKIENPIKVPYETIPQFPVSTVEGHAGQLVFGQLEGQHVVAMQGRFHFYEGYSLDKVTFPVRVMKSLGVETIIVTNAAGGVNEEYSAGDLMLIKDHINNMSTNPLIGPNDDSFGVRFPDMSNAYSPRLRTIAKQVADKLHISLQEGVYVGNTGPSYETPAEIRMLRILGADAVGMSTVPEVVVARHAGMEVLGISCISNMAAGILDQPLSHDEVMETTEQVKEDFLALIQAIVKEM from the coding sequence ATGAATGAAAAATCAATTGCAGAAGCCGTTTCTTTTTTACAAAAAAAGATTGATGTTACACCTCATATTGGGTTTATTTTAGGGTCTGGCTTAGGTGTATTAGCGGATAAAATTGAAAACCCGATTAAAGTCCCATATGAGACGATTCCACAGTTCCCTGTTTCGACTGTTGAAGGTCATGCTGGACAATTGGTGTTTGGTCAATTAGAAGGTCAACACGTAGTCGCCATGCAAGGAAGATTTCATTTTTATGAAGGTTATAGCTTAGATAAAGTGACATTTCCAGTCCGAGTGATGAAATCGTTAGGCGTTGAAACGATCATTGTAACGAATGCTGCTGGAGGAGTGAACGAAGAGTATTCTGCTGGAGATTTAATGCTAATTAAGGACCATATAAATAATATGAGCACAAATCCATTAATCGGACCAAATGATGATTCGTTTGGTGTTCGCTTTCCGGATATGTCGAATGCGTATTCCCCACGATTGCGAACAATTGCAAAACAAGTAGCTGACAAATTACATATTTCATTACAAGAAGGTGTGTATGTCGGCAATACAGGTCCTTCCTATGAAACACCTGCGGAAATTCGAATGCTACGTATATTAGGAGCAGATGCTGTTGGGATGTCGACAGTGCCAGAAGTCGTTGTTGCTAGACATGCTGGTATGGAAGTGTTAGGAATTTCATGTATCTCCAATATGGCAGCGGGAATTTTAGACCAGCCATTAAGTCATGATGAAGTAATGGAAACAACAGAGCAAGTGAAAGAAGATTTCCTTGCCCTTATTCAAGCGATTGTCAAAGAGATGTAA